AACCGCCGTCGGTTCCTATGTGACCGTTGGCGAACGCGTTCGCGATCCGACGCCGATGGAACGCGATTGCCCACGTGCGAAAGGAATTCGCGTCGGAGGGAACACGTGTTCCACCACCGCTCGCGCGCACGGACCATCAAACGTCGGAGTTTCAAGAGGATGCGTCGCGTGCCGAGTTAGGCACGACGATTGCTACGTGTTCTCGAAACTTTCCCCAACACTCCCCCCACTGACGTAGGAGATTCGTGTTGACCGACAGAATGGATTCCGTCTTGCCCATGCGGCAGTTCCACAGTTTCTCTTTCGCCGCGATTCGCGATCGCAGTCGCCCGCTCCTCTATCTCAACGGACGGGACGTGCACGCGCGTCGCTATCTCGAATGGACCTTGATGCAGGAGGGCTATGCCCCGGGTTACGAGTTCTTGAGCTTCCCCCAGATGGGGGAGGAAGACGAAGACGGCGAGCGCGAGCTCGACCTGGAGATTGCCCCCGAGGAAGCGTGCACCGAGTTCGACGACTCGCGGATGCGTCCGCACGACATCCTCGTCGAGCCGACGCGCCACCCCGTGTATCGCGACGAGCTGGTCGAGCCCGGCCAGCTGCGTCACTGGATCCATCCGGGGAGCTCGACCTTGGAGCTGCGGCTCCGACGCTGGTGGGAGCAGTTCTTCTGGTTCAACAAGCGGGAGGAGCTGCTCTTCACGCCGGCGGTCGCGGAGAGCCTGGGTTCGCAGGATCGCGCCTACAGCCACGTGCTCTTCCAGAAGGTGCGGGGTGCCCGGATCACGAAGCTGAGCGGGCCGGGTCCCCGCAGGCTGCCGAAGCAGTCGTGCACGCTGGCCGTCTTCGCCCGCACGCGTCACGTCTGGGCCGATGGCCCCGGCCTGATCTCGGCCTGGTCGATGGAGCCGAACGCGACCGCGGCCTTCAACTGGCTGCTCTATCACGACCTGCGCGAGTTCACTTCGCAGCTCGGGTTCTTCGTGTTCCGGCTCTACGGGCCCGAGCGGCGGGAGTCGCCCCGTGGGTGGCTCGGCGACGAGATCGCCCGGTCGTGGCGTGCGGAGCCGCTGCTCGCGCACCGCTTCGACGACGAGCATCCCCTGACGCCGCAGCCGCAGGGGTTCACCTTCGCGACGGACGCGTCCGCCGCCGGGAGCTTCGCCTGATCGCGTTCGTGTGATCGACCTCGTGGGTCGGGTGAGATGCCCGAACGATGGGGGAGACGGCTCCGGTTCGTTGGGACCGGAGCCGTTCTTCGTAGTGGACGTCTTACTGCTGAGTTCTCGACGACATTCCGTTTCCCACGTTGCGCGCCGGTGTCCCGAACGCCGGCGCGCCAAAGGAGACGACGATGACGACGAAGGAGCTGCGCGGTCGCAAGCGCGATCGCACGAAGGCCCAGGCCAAGGCGAAGCCGGGCGTGTCCTGGGAGTTGGTGGAGCGGGTGCTCCAGTGCTCGGCCTTCCGGGTGATTTTCCTGTTCGGTCCGCCCGGAATCGGGAAGACCTGGTGCGCGATGCACCAGCACGGCAACCCCAACGGGGTGCTGGCCGTGACCCTCACCGAAGACACGCCCGCCATGGAGCTGCGCGGGCACTACGTCCAGAACGAACAGGGCATGGTCTGGCAGGACGGGAACTTCGTCCGCGCCCTGCGCCGCGGCGCGACCCTGGTGGTGAACGAGGCGAGCCACGCCGCCGAGGACGTGCGGACCTTCCTCTACCCCGTGCTCGAGTCGCCCGAGACCGCCGAGATGACCCTGCCCACCGGCGAGGTCATCAAGCCCGCCCCGGGCTTCCGCTGCGTGCTCACCGACAACCTGTCGCCCGAAGAGCTGCCCGAGGCCCTGCGCAGCCGGATCCAGGCACGGCTCCACATCCGCAAGCCGCACCCGGCGGCGCTGGCCCGCCTCTCGCCCGACCTGCGCGCGGCGGCCGAGGTGGGCTTCGATCTGGAAGAAGAGCGTCGCATCAGCCTGCGCGAGTGGCTGGCGCTCGAAGAAGCGCGGCCGCTGCTCGGCTTGCAGGACGCGGCCGTCGCCGTCTTCGGCGACGAGCGCGGTCCTCAGCTGTTGGACGCACTGGCCCTCGGCGAAGCCGCCGACTGAACGCGGGGGCCGACCCGCGTGGCAGCGCGCCCGCCGCGTGCGCCACAGCGGCAAACGCCCGACACCGCCCTCACTTCTCTTCTCGGGATGGGGGGCGGGGGAGTCCCGCGCCGGAGGCCGTCACTCTCCTCGGTGCCGGCGCGGGGCTCTTTCCGCTCCAGGATCCCCCAACCGACGACCTCAGAACGGAAGACAAGAAGAGGGCTTCCCCGAACGACACGGCGGCCCGGCCGCCCGGAGAACTCGGATGCACGACTACGAGACCTGGGGCTCTCTGCCCTTCCCCGAGCTGGTGCTGCGCGACCCCGAGCAGCGCTACCGCTTCTTCGACACCCTCAAGATGCCCTGGCTGCTCACCATCGGCATGACCGACAAGGCCGGGAAGCGCCTGTTCACGCCGCACCATCCGGCCTTCCGCTACGTCACCCTCCACGAGTTGGCGCACGTGAAGTGGAGCCCCGACGCGTTCCCGGAGCTCGACTTCGACCCCCGCGTCTATCAGGCGGTCGAGGACGCGCGCATCAACCTGGGCCTGGCGGCGCTGGGGCACGCCCTGGACATCGATGCCGACGGGCGCGCCACCGTGCGTCGGCTCGTCGAGGACGACCTCGAGCGCGGCGACGTCGGCGCGGTGGTGCTGCGCGCCGTGGCCGGGCTGGGCATCGCCGGCGACGACGACATCGAGGGCTGGCTCGCCGAGCGCGGTGACGCCTGCCTGCCGCTGGTGCGCGAAGTGCTCGGCGTGGTGCGGAAGTCGCTGCGCAAGGGGGCCCTGCGGCGCGGCTCGCCGGTGGCGAGCCCGAAGCGCGCCATCCGCCTCGCGCGCGAGCTGGCCCGTGAACTCGCCCGCCGCAACGCGCTGCCCCAGGGCGACCCGCGCACGATGGGGATCGGCTGCGTGTTCGGAGGGTGCGTGCACGCCGACGAAGAAGAGGCGCTGGCCGTCGACGCGCTGCTCGACGGCGACCTCGACGCGGACCCGACCCTGGTTCCGTCCGGCGCCCTCACGGTGACCGAGGCGCCGCTGCCCCTGCGCGCCCGCAACCCGAAGAGCAGCGACGGACGCCGCTGGCAGCGCGCCACCGAGGGCAGCGTGCTGCGCTACCCGCACCGGCTGGCGATGGACCAGGCGGTGTTCCGCCGCCCGGTGCGTCGCCACGGCGGCACGGTGCTGATCGACGCGAGCGGCAGCATGCGCTTCCGCACCGGCGACCTCGCGCGCCTCGTCGATCGCGCGCCGGGGGCCACGCTGGTGGCGGTCTACGCCGGCGACGGTGCGGCGGGCGAGCTGCGCGTGGTGGCCCGCGGGGGTCGCCGCGCGGCCGACGAAGACCTGCGGCTCGGCCTGGGCGGCAACGTGGTCGACGTACCGAGCCTCGAGTGGCTGGCGAAGCAGCCGGGGCCGCGCATCCACGTATCCGACGGTCGCGCCACGGGACAGCACGACCGGGGCACGGCGGGCCTGCGCCGCCACTGCGACGCGATCCGGCGCCGCGCACAGATCCGCCGCGTCACCAACCTGGACCAGGCGGGCCACTGGCTGGCCGCGCGCTGACGCGGGGGGGTGTATGTGGGGGCCCTGGGGCCGGCTTCAAGCCGGCTCCGGGGCCGGTCGATAAGAGAAAGGATGGAGAATCGCCGGAAGCCGCGGCAACAGCGGCGCCTCAGCTGTGCCCTCCTGCTGGACGGCACGAAGCACACGGGCATCCTGCGCGATGTGTCCGAGGTGGGGCTCTTCGTACAGACCCGGGTGAAGGCCCCGGTGGGCGCAGAGCTCGAGATCGTCTTTCCCCGGGAAGGCGAGCGCGAAGAGCTCTGCGTGGCGACTCGTGTCGCGCGCGTCGACCGGCTGGCCGAGCACTTCGAGTCGGCGGGGTCGGGCGGCCTGGGCCTCGAGCTCTTCGAATCCGACGCCGACCTCGGGCCGTTGCTCGGCGAGGCGGGCTTCACCGAAGCGATGCCCCAGCCGGCGCCCGACGCCCAGGCGAGCCGCCCGTTCCGGGTGCGCCTGAAGGCGATGCAAGGCCCGGGCATGAAGACCTTCTCGATCCGCGCGCCCAGCCGACAGAGCGCCCGCTCGCGTGCCCTGGCCCGCGCCGGCCGCGGCTGGAAGGTGAGCGAGGTGTGCGAGGCCTAGCGCCTCGCTCGACATCCGCATCGCTGGCCGCCGGCTTCCGCGGCGCCCGGCCCGAACCGCTACCGTTCCCGCACGGGCCCTTAGCTCAGTTGGTTAGAGCAGCCGGCTCATAACCGGACGCGCCCAGGTTCGAGTCCTGGAGGGCCCACCGATCTCGTGAACCGAGGACGGGTGCGCGGTCAGCCTCGCGTCGAGCCATCGCGGATCGACCGTTTGGCTCCAAGCGCGGCCAGTCCCATCGCGACGAGGACCCCCGTGCCGGGTTCCGGCACGGGTACCGAGTGGAGCGCGCCGACGGCGGTGATGTCGGCTCCCTTCGACCCCGCTCCGTTGTCGCGTAGGTGCAGCCGGATGCGGTCCACCTGGGCTCCAGGCGCGATGCCGAAGGCGCTCAGGTCGATCGCCACAGCAAAGAGGTGGAGCGCGTCGTTCGGCGTGGAGAAACCCGTGGCAACCGGATCGAAGTCGGTGAACTCGGTGAATCCGCTCGATCCGAGCACGCTCACACCGAAGCGTTCCGCAGGTTCCGGGGTTCCGATCGGCAATAGACCTGAGCCCTCGAAGATCACCAGGTCGCTTCCGGGGGCGTTCTGGATGCGGTTGTCGAGGAACCGCACCTCGACGATCCCGTCCCCACCGCCCGAGACGTTCACACAGCGACCGAGGTCGCTCCCCGAGAGCGCCTCGCCGATCGACGCCGCAGGGATGGCGGCACCTGCAAGACAGGTGTGACGGACGCCGCTTCCTGACGCGAGGAAGGCGTCGTCCGCGAAGGCGGCCTCGCCGCCCTCGAAGGAGAAGCCGCCCACGGCGATGGTGGCGGCGGTGGCGGTCTGGCTCGCCAGCCAGATCCCGATCCCGATCCCGATCCCGGCTCGAAGACGCATGAGACCCTCAGAGAATGGCTGGGAGGGACGCGCTCAGCGTAGCGCTCCGGACGCCTCGATCTCCCTACACCAAGGGGCTCGGCCATTCGATACGGGGACTCGCGCGCGGCTCCCGCGGGTCTTGCCCGGCCCGCCCAGGGCGCCCGCCCATGCGAGGGGGGAACGACATGGGAAAGCACGACGTCCCGGCGCTCGGCCGACTCGAGAAGGTGAGCCTGCGCTCGGTCTGGGCAGACGAGGCTGCGAGCTTCACGCCCTGGCTGGCTACGGAAGAGAACATCGAACTCCTGGGTGACACCATTGGCTTGACGCTCGAGGTGGAAGCGCAGGAGAAGGAAGTGGGGCCGTTCCGGGCCGATATCCTTTGCCGCGACCATTTCGACGAAGAGCATTGGGTGCTCGTCGAGAACCAACTCGAGCGGACCGACCACACCCACCTCGGACAGCTGATCACGTACGCCGCCGGCCTGAACGCGGTCACGATCGTGTGGATCTCTGCGCGCTTCACCGAGGAGCATCGGGCGGCGATCGACTGGCTGAACGCGATCACCGATGAGGCGTTCCGCTTCTTCGGGCTCGAGGTCGAAGCCTGGCGCATTGGTGCCTCGCCGCCGGCACCTAAGTTCAACATCGTCAGCAAGCCCAACGACTGGTCGCGGCAGGTGGCCTCCGCGGCGCAGCGGGCGTCCGGTGAACTATCCGAGGTGAAGAGCCTGCAGCTCGAGTTCTGGACGGAGCTGCGCGACCACGTGAACCAGCACGCGACGCACGTGCACGCTGGCCGGAAGGCGCGTCC
This Myxococcota bacterium DNA region includes the following protein-coding sequences:
- a CDS encoding AAA family ATPase, with protein sequence MTTKELRGRKRDRTKAQAKAKPGVSWELVERVLQCSAFRVIFLFGPPGIGKTWCAMHQHGNPNGVLAVTLTEDTPAMELRGHYVQNEQGMVWQDGNFVRALRRGATLVVNEASHAAEDVRTFLYPVLESPETAEMTLPTGEVIKPAPGFRCVLTDNLSPEELPEALRSRIQARLHIRKPHPAALARLSPDLRAAAEVGFDLEEERRISLREWLALEEARPLLGLQDAAVAVFGDERGPQLLDALALGEAAD
- a CDS encoding PilZ domain-containing protein produces the protein MENRRKPRQQRRLSCALLLDGTKHTGILRDVSEVGLFVQTRVKAPVGAELEIVFPREGEREELCVATRVARVDRLAEHFESAGSGGLGLELFESDADLGPLLGEAGFTEAMPQPAPDAQASRPFRVRLKAMQGPGMKTFSIRAPSRQSARSRALARAGRGWKVSEVCEA
- a CDS encoding PEP-CTERM sorting domain-containing protein — translated: MRLRAGIGIGIGIWLASQTATAATIAVGGFSFEGGEAAFADDAFLASGSGVRHTCLAGAAIPAASIGEALSGSDLGRCVNVSGGGDGIVEVRFLDNRIQNAPGSDLVIFEGSGLLPIGTPEPAERFGVSVLGSSGFTEFTDFDPVATGFSTPNDALHLFAVAIDLSAFGIAPGAQVDRIRLHLRDNGAGSKGADITAVGALHSVPVPEPGTGVLVAMGLAALGAKRSIRDGSTRG
- a CDS encoding DUF4268 domain-containing protein translates to MGKHDVPALGRLEKVSLRSVWADEAASFTPWLATEENIELLGDTIGLTLEVEAQEKEVGPFRADILCRDHFDEEHWVLVENQLERTDHTHLGQLITYAAGLNAVTIVWISARFTEEHRAAIDWLNAITDEAFRFFGLEVEAWRIGASPPAPKFNIVSKPNDWSRQVASAAQRASGELSEVKSLQLEFWTELRDHVNQHATHVHAGRKARPQHWLNFRIGRSGFCLSAVASTWSSAGSDCHELRAELVMFGESACDAFASLSKDREAVESEMGETLEWYSTEGVTKRRVFVSREADLRDRASWSEYHAWLTQKLDRLHEVFQTRVIDLELPGDTEPDEFA